The genomic interval TCGACAACCAAGGGACATTGTGCGCTCACGGCAAACCTCCGACCGCGCGAACGGGAGTGAAACGGACTGGGAGCGAAGTCATTCCGCGCAGGAACGGCGACGGGCGGCGCACCAGGCTGCCCGCCGGCACCGCCAGCTCGATATCGGGCAGCCGGTCCAGCAGCACCTCGATACCGGTTCGGGCGATGATCTCGGCGATCTGCTGCGCCGGGAACGGGCAGCGGTATTCGCCGTGGCTGAACGCGAAGTGCGCGCTGTTGCCGGAATGCGCGGGCTCGGTGTCGGCGATGTGCTGGCGCACGTGCGGGTCGGCGTTCGCGGCGGCCAGTCCCAGCAGCAGCATGTCACCGCGGTGGATCACCTTGTCGGCCAGCCGGGTATCGCGCGCGGCCCAGCGACCGGCGAGGATCTGGGTGGGCGTGTCCTCCCACAGCGCCTCGTTCATCGCCTGCCCGACGCTGCGCCGCCCGCCACCGAAGGCCGCCGCGAAGCGCTCGTCGGTGAGCATCAGCCGCAGCGAGTTCACCAGCCAGTCCGCACTGGGGAGATGCCCGGCGGCGATGATGGCCTGCAGGTCGAGCGCGTACTCCTCGTCGGTGAACGGCTCGGGCGAGCGCAGCATCACCGACACCAGGTCGGGCCCGGGGCGCTCGTGCTTGATCGCCACCAGCTGCCGCATCAGCTCGTGGAAACGCTGGTACGCCGCCTGCGCCTCGGCGCCGCCGTCGGCCAGCGTCTTCATCGTCCACGCCAGCTCGGGCGCCTCCGCGTCCGGGATGCCCAGCACCCGCGCGAGCGCGAGCACCGGCAGCAGTTCGGCGAACTCGGCCATCAGGTCGGCCTCACCGCGCCCGCAGAAGGCGTCGATCAGGCGATCCGCCAGATCCTCACAGGTGCGGCGCAATTCGAACGGGTCCACCGTCTCCAGCGCCGGTTCCACCATCTCGACGTGGCGGCGATGCTCGGCCCCCGCGGTGAAGTAGATCGACGGCATGGGCTGCCCGACCATGGGCAGCAGCGGCCAGTCCGCCGGGATGTGCGGCCACTGATTCCACAGCCCGACGTCGCGCGGGAACAGCTCCGGATCACTGGTGACCTGGTGCAGTTCGCGGTAGCCGATCACCAGCCAGGCCGGGATGCCGCCGGTCAGTTCGACCGCGACCACCGGCCCGTGGTCGCCGCGCATCTCGGTGTAGAGCCGGTGCGGGTCGGTGTGGAAACGCGGTCCGCTGAGCGGGACCAGCGCGGCTT from Nocardia wallacei carries:
- a CDS encoding cytochrome P450 codes for the protein MTVPELEAGATGCPIRTEAALVPLSGPRFHTDPHRLYTEMRGDHGPVVAVELTGGIPAWLVIGYRELHQVTSDPELFPRDVGLWNQWPHIPADWPLLPMVGQPMPSIYFTAGAEHRRHVEMVEPALETVDPFELRRTCEDLADRLIDAFCGRGEADLMAEFAELLPVLALARVLGIPDAEAPELAWTMKTLADGGAEAQAAYQRFHELMRQLVAIKHERPGPDLVSVMLRSPEPFTDEEYALDLQAIIAAGHLPSADWLVNSLRLMLTDERFAAAFGGGRRSVGQAMNEALWEDTPTQILAGRWAARDTRLADKVIHRGDMLLLGLAAANADPHVRQHIADTEPAHSGNSAHFAFSHGEYRCPFPAQQIAEIIARTGIEVLLDRLPDIELAVPAGSLVRRPSPFLRGMTSLPVRFTPVRAVGGLP